CTGGCTGGTGCTGTGGCGGAAGAGCAGTTGTTGGAAGCGTCTTTGGAAGGGGGTGCCCAGACTTATGAGCTATCGGAGGAGGAGGACACCCCGGTAGCGGAGGTGTTTACTGAAGTCAGCAATCTGGAAATCCTGAATCAAACATTGAAGGAAAAAGGCTTGCCGGTGCGTGAGGCAGAGTTGCGTTGGATACCGAGCAATACGATAGAAGTAACTGAGCCAGATTTAGCGCGATCGCTCCTCAAGTTGATGGATGCTTTGGAAGATTTGGATGATGTGCAAAGTGTGACTGCAAACTTTGAGATGGCAGATGAGTTGATGTCGCTGACGATGGTGTAGCGGCTGGAATATACTCCATTGAAGCTGTCCTCTACGCAGTGGGTTCATCTTGGTTCCCGTCTCGATAGAGGAAAGCTTTTTGTTCTCTGAAGCTTTCACTCAAGATAGACACTTTCCCTAGCAATTTTGATATAGTCGTATAAAAAGAGAGTATTGTGTCAACCGTCTTAAGATGAATTTATTTTGCGTTTCAATTTGTGTTGAAACGCTTGAGCTTTTTTTGTGCGATATCTCAATCGGACAAAGGTGCATCCTTAACAACAATACAACCCAAGCCAATCTGTGAATCTTATACTCTCGTTCCTTTGGGGAGTACCTTTGCCAAATCGAGATCGTTTACATGAAAAATTTGTTTAATGCCTTCATCTCCTACGGGAGAGCAGATAGTAAAGCGTTTGCTACAAAACTTTATGCCCGCTTGCTGGAACAAGGGTTAAAAGTTTGGTTTGACCAAAATGATATTCCCCTTGGGGTCGATTTTCAAAACCAAATTGATGATGGCATTGAGAAGGCGCATAACTTCCTATTTATCATTGCACCACATTCGATTAATTCGCCCTATTGCGGCAAAGAAATTGAGCTAGCAATTAAGCTGAATAAACGCATTATTCCACTGTTGCACGTTGAACAAATTAATCAGGAAACTTGGCAGCAGAGATTTCCTAAAGGGACGATTCAAGAGTGGGAAGCTTATAAAGCGAAGGGATTACATTCGAGTTTTCCCAATATGCATCCAGCGATTGGGAAGATTAACTGGGTATATTTTCGAGAGGGGATAGATGATTTTGAGGCTTCTTTTACAGGCTTAATGAATCTGTTGGGCAGACATCACGATTATGTCGAGCAGCATACCCAATTTTTAGCCAAAGCCTTGGAGTGGGAGAGGTATCAAAAACAAACGAGCTATCTGTTAGTTGGGGAAGAACGACAACAAGCAGAAGCTTGGCTAAAGATACACTTTAAAGACGAGCAACCGCCTTGTATTCCTACTGATTTGCATTGCGAATACATTACCGAAAGTATCAAGAATGCGAATAACTTGATGACGCAGGTGTTTATCTCCTACGCCGAAGAGGATAGGGCGACGATGGAGAAGCTTCGCAATAGCTTGAGGCGGGAGAGTATCACAGTTTGGACGAATAAGACGGATATTCAAACGGGGGAAGCATTTGAGGAGGCGATTAAGCGGGGGATTGAACAAGCAGATAATGTGGTTTATCTGCTTTCAACGGACTCGATAAATTCAGATTTTTGTCAGCAAGAATTGGACTTAGCATTGTCACTGCACAAGCGGATTATTCCTGTGTTGGTGCAAGAAACTGAAGCAAATCAGGTGCCGATTGCGTTGCGTTCTTTGCAGTATATCGACCTCACAGACAATGTGTTGGAAGACGATTACTTGCTCGATGAAAGTCAATTGTTGAAGATTTTTCATCAGGATGCGGCTTACTACAATGAACATAAAATTCTGTTGACTAAAGCGCTGAAGTGGAAGCGACAGCATGAGAATCCCAGCATTCTGCTGCGAGGGTATAACTTGCGGAGTGCTGAAACTTGGTTAAAGGTTGCACAGAAAAGGACACAGCATCCACCCACGCCCTTACAGGAAGAATTTATTGCCGAAAGTCTGCGGCAACCGCCTGCTGAGTCTCTGGATGTGTTTGTCTCCTATTCCCGTGCTGACGCGGATTTTGCTCGAAAGCTGAATGATAGCTTACAGATTCAGGGCAAGACAACTTGGTTTGACCAAGAAAGTATTGCATCGGGAAGTGATTTTCAGCAGGAGATTTATCGCGGAATTAAAGTATGTGACAACTTTTTGTTTATTCTGTCACCGCGATCGGTGAATTCACCTTATTGTAAGGACGAGGTGGAGTATGCAGCTTCGTTAAATAAACGGTTCGTGACGTTGCTGCATCGGGAGGTAAATCCCAGCGATTTGCATCCAGAATTAGCCAAGGTACAGTGGATTGATTTTAATCAGAATGAGCGGGATTTTAATGCCAATTTCAATCAGTTGGTGAGAACGCTTGATACTGATCGGGAACACGTTCACAATCATACGAAATGGTTGCAACGAGCGATCGAATGGCAGGAGAAAGATAAAAGTGCTGATTTGCTGTTGCGGGGTAATGAATTTGCCATTGCTCAAAATTGGTTGCAGGAAGCGGAAAAACAAAAGAAGCAACCCGTCGCGACTCGATTACAAAAAGAATATATAACAGCCAGTTGGAAGGCAATTGAAGCATCCAGAAAAAGAGAAAAATGGCGGATCATTATCTTACGATCGCTACTCGGATTGGTGAGTGTTGTAGCGGGAGTTGCTGTTGTCGCAGGTGTGGAAGCTGGTAATCAGGGGAGACAAGCCAAAATAGCTCAAATAAATTCTTTGGGGCAGTATTCATTGTTATTCTCTAAATCAAATCGGCAATTCGAGGGTTTGATTGAAGCGATTAGGGCTGGAGAGCAGCTTCAACAGATTCAGAAACAAAAGATAACCGACAAGAAAACCGAGAGTATAGTTTTAAGAGCGCTTCAGGAAGCAATTTATGGAACTACGCTCAGAGAACACAATCGCTTGGTAGGACAAGGACATTTGACTGATGTCAACGCTGCGGTGTTTAGCCCTGACGGTAAGACGATTGCTTCTATTAGTGATGACAACACTATAAAACTCTGGAATCTTCAAGGTAAGTTACTCCAAACCCTCGACAAGCATACCGATCGTGTGCGGGGAACAGCGTTTAGTCCCGACGGTAAGACAATTGCTTCTGCTAGTGCTGACAAAACTATCAAACTCTGGAATATTCAAGGTCAGTTACTGAGAACTATCAATGCACATAGTGATTGGGCAAGAGACGTAGCATTCAGTCCCGATGGTAAGACGATTGTCTCTGCTAGTAGTGACAAAACTATCAAACTCTGGAGTACTCAAGGTAAACTACTGAGAACTCTCAAAGGACATGATAAGGAGGTCAGAGGCGTAGTGTTCAGCCCGGACGGTAAGACAATTGCCTCTGCTAGTGCTGACAAAACTATCAAACTCTGGAGTACTCAAGGTAAGCTACTGAGAACTCTCAAGGGACATAATGATGAGGTCATTAGCTTAGTGTTCAGCCCTGATGGTAAAACGATTGCCTCTGCTAGTGATGACAACACTATCAAACTCTGGAGTACTCAAGGTAAGTTACTGAGAACTCTCAAGGAACATACCGAATGGGTGTGGGGTGTAGCATTTAGTCCGGATGGTAAAACGATTGCCTCTGCTAGTGATGACAATACGATCAAACTCTGGAGTACTCAAGGTAAGCTACTCCAAACCCTCAAGGGACATAGTGATGGGGTCAGAGGCGTAGCATTCAGTCCCGATGGTAAGACGATTGTTTCTGCTGGTGGGGACAGCACTATTAGACTATGGAGTTCTGAAGGAAAGGTACTTCCAACTCTCAAGGGACATAAGAAGAGAGTGTGGCGCGTAGCATTCAGTCCTGATGGTAAAACGATTGCCTCTGCTAGTGATGACACAACTATCAAACTCTGGAGTACTCAAGGTAAGCTACTCCAAACCCTCAAGGGACACAAGGATAGAGTCAAAGGCTTAGCGTTGAGTCCTGACGGTAAGACGATTGCCTCTGCTAGTGATGACACAACTATCAAACTCTGGAGTCTTGAAGGTCAGCTACTGAGAACTCTGTCTAGGCATGGCGCTGCGGTATCGGGGGTAGCATTCAGTCCCGATGGTCAGACAATTGCCTCTGCTAGTAATGACAGAACTATCAAACTCTGGAGTACTCAAGGTAAACTACTGAGAACTTTCAAGGGTCATGCTGAATGGGTCAAAAACGTAGTGTTCAGTCCCGATGGTCAGACGATTGCCTCTGCTAGTAATGACAAAACTATCAAACTCTGGAGTCTTGAAGGTCAGCTACTGAAAACTTTCAAGGGTCATGTTGATACAGTGTGGGCGGTAGCATTTAGTCCAGATGGTCAGACGATTGCCTCTGCTAGTCGGGACGGCACCATCAAGCTGTGGAACACTGAGGGGAAAGCCCTGCAAACCCTCACAGGGCATGAGGCTGCGGTCATTAGCGTAGCGTTTGACCCCGACGGCAAGACGATTGCATCTGCTAGCAATGACAGCACTGTCAAACTCTGGAGCATTGAAGGGAAAGAGTGGAAAGAACAGCAAACCCTCACAGGGCATACTAAAGGAGTCAATAGCGTAGTGTTCAACCCTGTCAGCAAGATGCCTGCCTCTGCTAGTGATGACAAAACTGTAATTCTGTGGAATTTAGAAGATTTAACTCTAGCTCCACTCATGCAGGATGCTTGTGCTTGGGTGGAGGATTATTTGAAGTACAACGCCCCAGAGAACGATAAGCAGCTTTGCAACGGTATCAGCACTCACAAATAGCAGGAGTGACAGATACATCCTGGTGAGGATACGGAAGCCTTAGCCCCTACCGTTCACCATCATCAACCAAATCACCTAAATACAATTCAATAAACTTCTCGGCGGCGGCAGGATTGATTTCGTTAAGCGCTTTGACAATATCTGCAACTGTCTCAGCCGTGGGGTCTATTTGCTCATGAAACCAGCGAAAAACTTTGTTTCGCTCCACGCCTAAAGCTACTGCCAACTTATTCTGGCTGATGCCATAAGAGTTCAATGTTTGCTTGAGGGCTTGCCCTGCTCTTCCCATGCCTCTGTTCGCGCTTTGCGTCCAAAGGACATCGTGTCAGAGGAGTATGACACAGTAAATGTTACCAATATTGGTAACATCGGGTATGCTATTAGCAGTTACCAAATTTGGTAACACTGTCTTTAGCTACAAATCAGGTGAACCCCCATGACAGAAGAATTTGTCCCCGATGCCACCGAAACGCCTGCCATTCCCGTCTCCCCGTCACCCTCGTCTGAACCCACCTCAAACCGAGAACCTGTCAAAATCCTGCTCATTGGCTCTCCCAAAGGAGTCAACAACATCATTCAAACCTTGTATCGTCTCAGGTTTGCCGAGGTACGTGAGTGGAGTCCTTTGCAACCCACAACCAATCCCGGTGAAGTGGTGAGTATCCTCAAGCGCCAGCTTTCTATCAGATAAACAACAGACCTCTTCTGGATTACCCCCTCAGCCCCTTTTGACCCTCCTAGCCCTCCTTATCAAGGGAGGAATATAAGGAGCAGCTTTTATTCTTGGGGGAAGCAAGAAAACTCAGGCTCCCTCCCTTTACCAAGGGGAGGGCTGGGGAGGGGTTCTTTCCCCAACCATTAAGTAGCTCTGAGTTGCCCGCTCTAGCTGCCCGCGTCACAATAAAGAAAAGTAAATATTCCTATTGGTGACAAAATTTCGGGAAAATGGCGCTGGAACAGCTCACTCAAACCCCCCCTCTACCCCATACAAACTTCGATTATGACCTAGCGATCGCAGGTGGCGGAATCGTTGGTGCAACACTAGCCTGTGCTTTAAAAAACTCCGGGCTGAGTGTGCTGTTAATTGAAGCCCAACCTCCGTCTGTAGCTGTAGCAAGGCGACAAGCTTACGCCCTTTCTCTACTATCGGGACGCATATTGCAGGGAATTGGAGTTTGGGATAAGATACTGCCCCAAATTACAACCTATCAGCAAATTCGCCTCTCCGATGCCGATCATCCTGGTATCGTACAGTTCCATCCCAGTGATTTAGGGATGGATGATTTGGGTTATGTAGGAGAACATCGTCCCCTGCTGCAATCCTTATATGAGTTTTTGGCAGACTGTCCCAATGTTAGCTGGCTGTGTCCGGCTGAAGTGGTGAACGTTGAGTATCAACCGTCTGGCGTAGAAATCAAGGTTAGGGTAGATGGAGAGATTCGTCAGTTGCGATCGCGTTTAATTGTAGCCGCAGATGGGGCGCGATCGCACATTCGCACAGCCGCCGGGATTGGCACTCACGGCTGGAAGTACTGGCAATCTTGCGTGACAGTAAGAATTAAACCTGAAAAATCACACAATAACACAGCTTTTGAACGCTTCTGGCCTAGTGGCCCAATGGGAGTGTTACCACTACCTGATAATCGCTGCCAAGTCGTGTGGACGGCACCCCACGCGGAAGCACAAGCTTTAAAAGAGTTGGATGAAAAAGAGTTTCTAGCCTTACTGGAACACCGCACGGGAGGGCTGTTGGGGCATTTGGAATTAGATAGCGATCGCCTCCTGTTTCCGGTACAGTTGATGCAGAGCGATCGCTACACCCAATCCCGACTTGCACTCATTGGTGATGCGGCTCATTGTTGTCATCCCGTCGGCGGACAAGGAATGAACCTCGGTATCCGAGATGCTGCGGCTTTAGCCCAAGTGCTACACGACGCTCATCAGCGGGGTGAAGATATTGGAGACATTCGGATATTAAAGCGCTACGAACGTTGGCGGAAAACAGAAAACCTGGTAATTTTAGGATTTACTGATTTTTTGGATCGCTTATTTTCCAATCGCTGGTTGCCCGTGGTAGCGGTTCGGCGGCTGGGTTTATGGGGGCTGCGAACGGTTCAACCGTTGAAGGTTCTAGCTTTGCGGTTGATGACCGGTCTATTGGGACGCCATCCCCAGGTGGCTCAACACTAACGATGCCATTGGGCTGGAACGGAATCGCGGGTGCGGCTTGATTACTCTGATGAAGCCCACTAGTAATTTGCTGGGTTAAGGACATTAAATCCGACGGCATCATAATCACCGTCGTGGTGTTATTTTCTGCCCCAATTTCGGTGAGCATTTGCAGACGCCGCAATTCTAAGACAGCGGGGTTTTGCACAATCAGCTTAGAGGCTTCGGCTAACTTAATTGAAGCTTCCTGCTCTGCGGCGGCTTTAATAAGACGAGCACGCTTTTCCCGAATAGCTTCGGCTTCCTTCGCCATCGCCCGTTGCATACTGGTAGGAATTTCCACATCTTTCATTTCCACCCGCTCAATTACAACGCCCCAAGGTTCAGTGATTTCATCAACGATTTCTTGAACTTTGGTGTTAATTTTGTCGCGGTTTTGCAGAACATCATCTAGGATATTTTGACCGACGACATTTCGTAAGGTTGTTAAAGCGGCTTGATAAACGGCTAATTGGTAATTCTCAACCTTCGTGATCGCCTTAGAAGGGTCAATAATGCGATAGTAGAGAACAGCATTGACTTTAATGGTGACACTGTCAGCCGTCACCGTTTCTTGGGGTTCAATACTGACTGTTTTGGTGCGGACATCGACTTGAGCTTTTTGGTCAAACACAGGAATAACCCAGTACATTCCCGGTCCCTTAACGCCACTTAAGCGACCCAATCGAAAGATAACACCTCGCTCGTATTCCCGGTCGATTTTGAGTCCGGCAGCGCCCAGAATGATTAAAGCAGCGACGGTACCTACAAGAGCTTCCATATCTTGCTCAACCCAATCTTGGATAACTCTATTCTAGGCATCTAAGAAGATGGGTTGCGATCGCCAAGCGCACTGAAGCGTCTATCCCCGACTTCTTAAAGAAGCCGGGGAGCTAAATCTATTCAATTAAGCGGGCTGCATGACTTGTAAGTTTTGCAACTCACTCGGCGTAACCACACCCTTTTCGGTAATAATTCCCGTGATTAACTTAGCCGGAGTAACATCAAAAGCCGGGTTATAAAACTCGACTCCAGGGGGGCAAACTAACGTCTCGCCAATTTGATAAATCTCCGAAGGATGGCGCTCTTCAATCGGAATTTCCATTCCATTGGATAATTCAAAATCTACGGTAGAGAGGGGAGCTGCTACATAGAAGGGGATATTATGAGCTTTGGCAACGATCGCTAAACTGTAAGTCCCGATTTTGTTAGCCGTATCCCCATTCGCCGCAATCCGATCTGCACCCACAACAACAGCATCAATCATTCCCCGGTTCATGCAATGAGCTGCCATGTTATCGGTAATCACGGTAACGGGTATCCCTTCATGGACACATTCCCAGGAGGTGAGCTTTGCCCCTTGCTGACGAGGACGGGTTTCTGAAGCATAGACTCTTGCTAAGCGTCCTTCCCGCCATGCCGATCGTACCACACCCAATGCTGTACCATATCCAGCCGTAGCTAGCGCTCCAGTATTACAGTAGGTGAGAAGACATAACTGCTGCGGGTTCTTGGGCAACACTTCCAAACCGCGATCGCCAATCATCTGACAAGTTTGTAAGTCTTCCAACTGAATCGCTTGAGCCGTTTTCAGCAACGAAGCTTTTAGGTGTTCCACTGAGCCAATTGTCTCATAGGCCGTTTTGAGCATTCGTGCGATCGCCCAAAACAAATTCACAGCAGTGGGGCGAGTTAAGCGCAACACCTGAGCCACGTCTTCTAGCTGACTTAAGAAAGCTTCGCGCTCTTGTGTCTGAATTTCCCGTGCGCCCAAATACATGCCGTAGGCGGCTGCCACACCAATGGCAGGAGCTCCCCGGACAATCATGGTTTTAATGGCTTCTGCCATATCCTCATAGCGACTGATTTCCACAATC
This portion of the Microcoleus sp. AS-A8 genome encodes:
- a CDS encoding helix-turn-helix domain-containing protein — encoded protein: MGRAGQALKQTLNSYGISQNKLAVALGVERNKVFRWFHEQIDPTAETVADIVKALNEINPAAAEKFIELYLGDLVDDGER
- the mtnA gene encoding S-methyl-5-thioribose-1-phosphate isomerase translates to MMSKSPVYPVIWHEDHVLLIDQTRLPAKYAIVEISRYEDMAEAIKTMIVRGAPAIGVAAAYGMYLGAREIQTQEREAFLSQLEDVAQVLRLTRPTAVNLFWAIARMLKTAYETIGSVEHLKASLLKTAQAIQLEDLQTCQMIGDRGLEVLPKNPQQLCLLTYCNTGALATAGYGTALGVVRSAWREGRLARVYASETRPRQQGAKLTSWECVHEGIPVTVITDNMAAHCMNRGMIDAVVVGADRIAANGDTANKIGTYSLAIVAKAHNIPFYVAAPLSTVDFELSNGMEIPIEERHPSEIYQIGETLVCPPGVEFYNPAFDVTPAKLITGIITEKGVVTPSELQNLQVMQPA
- a CDS encoding FAD-dependent hydroxylase; the encoded protein is MALEQLTQTPPLPHTNFDYDLAIAGGGIVGATLACALKNSGLSVLLIEAQPPSVAVARRQAYALSLLSGRILQGIGVWDKILPQITTYQQIRLSDADHPGIVQFHPSDLGMDDLGYVGEHRPLLQSLYEFLADCPNVSWLCPAEVVNVEYQPSGVEIKVRVDGEIRQLRSRLIVAADGARSHIRTAAGIGTHGWKYWQSCVTVRIKPEKSHNNTAFERFWPSGPMGVLPLPDNRCQVVWTAPHAEAQALKELDEKEFLALLEHRTGGLLGHLELDSDRLLFPVQLMQSDRYTQSRLALIGDAAHCCHPVGGQGMNLGIRDAAALAQVLHDAHQRGEDIGDIRILKRYERWRKTENLVILGFTDFLDRLFSNRWLPVVAVRRLGLWGLRTVQPLKVLALRLMTGLLGRHPQVAQH
- a CDS encoding TIR domain-containing protein: MKNLFNAFISYGRADSKAFATKLYARLLEQGLKVWFDQNDIPLGVDFQNQIDDGIEKAHNFLFIIAPHSINSPYCGKEIELAIKLNKRIIPLLHVEQINQETWQQRFPKGTIQEWEAYKAKGLHSSFPNMHPAIGKINWVYFREGIDDFEASFTGLMNLLGRHHDYVEQHTQFLAKALEWERYQKQTSYLLVGEERQQAEAWLKIHFKDEQPPCIPTDLHCEYITESIKNANNLMTQVFISYAEEDRATMEKLRNSLRRESITVWTNKTDIQTGEAFEEAIKRGIEQADNVVYLLSTDSINSDFCQQELDLALSLHKRIIPVLVQETEANQVPIALRSLQYIDLTDNVLEDDYLLDESQLLKIFHQDAAYYNEHKILLTKALKWKRQHENPSILLRGYNLRSAETWLKVAQKRTQHPPTPLQEEFIAESLRQPPAESLDVFVSYSRADADFARKLNDSLQIQGKTTWFDQESIASGSDFQQEIYRGIKVCDNFLFILSPRSVNSPYCKDEVEYAASLNKRFVTLLHREVNPSDLHPELAKVQWIDFNQNERDFNANFNQLVRTLDTDREHVHNHTKWLQRAIEWQEKDKSADLLLRGNEFAIAQNWLQEAEKQKKQPVATRLQKEYITASWKAIEASRKREKWRIIILRSLLGLVSVVAGVAVVAGVEAGNQGRQAKIAQINSLGQYSLLFSKSNRQFEGLIEAIRAGEQLQQIQKQKITDKKTESIVLRALQEAIYGTTLREHNRLVGQGHLTDVNAAVFSPDGKTIASISDDNTIKLWNLQGKLLQTLDKHTDRVRGTAFSPDGKTIASASADKTIKLWNIQGQLLRTINAHSDWARDVAFSPDGKTIVSASSDKTIKLWSTQGKLLRTLKGHDKEVRGVVFSPDGKTIASASADKTIKLWSTQGKLLRTLKGHNDEVISLVFSPDGKTIASASDDNTIKLWSTQGKLLRTLKEHTEWVWGVAFSPDGKTIASASDDNTIKLWSTQGKLLQTLKGHSDGVRGVAFSPDGKTIVSAGGDSTIRLWSSEGKVLPTLKGHKKRVWRVAFSPDGKTIASASDDTTIKLWSTQGKLLQTLKGHKDRVKGLALSPDGKTIASASDDTTIKLWSLEGQLLRTLSRHGAAVSGVAFSPDGQTIASASNDRTIKLWSTQGKLLRTFKGHAEWVKNVVFSPDGQTIASASNDKTIKLWSLEGQLLKTFKGHVDTVWAVAFSPDGQTIASASRDGTIKLWNTEGKALQTLTGHEAAVISVAFDPDGKTIASASNDSTVKLWSIEGKEWKEQQTLTGHTKGVNSVVFNPVSKMPASASDDKTVILWNLEDLTLAPLMQDACAWVEDYLKYNAPENDKQLCNGISTHK